One window of Pseudacidobacterium ailaaui genomic DNA carries:
- a CDS encoding DUF4337 domain-containing protein — protein MEPDEVHELHEHHEQAEKDRSLRPVTFTMSLLAVLVAVATVLGHRTHSEAILAQAKASDQWNEYQAKKIRQNETQLTADLLATLATHDQNAEKLIENYKQHMSKWAGDLGEEQDKAHELESEVRRAERRGGRFDLGEVLLEVALVITSITLLTRQRLFWFAGMIFGAIGVLISASAFLLPG, from the coding sequence ATGGAACCGGACGAAGTACACGAATTGCACGAACATCATGAGCAGGCAGAAAAAGACCGCAGCCTGCGCCCTGTGACCTTTACCATGAGTCTGCTGGCGGTGCTTGTCGCCGTGGCAACGGTGCTTGGCCACCGGACACACTCAGAAGCGATCCTGGCGCAGGCCAAAGCCAGCGACCAGTGGAACGAATACCAGGCAAAGAAGATCCGTCAGAATGAGACACAACTGACCGCCGACCTGCTTGCCACGCTGGCAACGCATGACCAAAATGCAGAAAAGCTCATCGAAAATTACAAGCAACACATGAGCAAATGGGCCGGTGACCTGGGCGAAGAACAGGACAAGGCCCATGAACTGGAATCCGAGGTGCGGCGAGCAGAACGGCGCGGGGGCCGCTTTGATCTGGGCGAAGTGCTGCTGGAGGTTGCTCTGGTCATCACCTCCATCACACTGCTGACCCGCCAGCGGCTGTTCTGGTTTGCTGGGATGATCTTCGGGGCCATCGGGGTCCTCATCAGCGCGAGCGCCTTTCTGCTGCCTGGATGA
- a CDS encoding proline--tRNA ligase, with protein MHRWSRLFVPTLREAPADAEVPSHRFLVRAGYIRQLGAGIYSYLFLGHRSIQKIIGIVREEMDKIGQEFLLPTLHPAELWQESGRWTGMGQNMFRLQDRKGAWLCLGMTHEEVMTAIARNELRSYKQLPQIWYQIQTKFRDEPRPKSGLLRVRQFIMKDSYSFDLDAAGLDKSYDLHDQAYRTIFTRCGLGFVAVEADSGAMGGSQSQEFMVYTDAGEDLIASCAKCHYAANLEKATSRLAPVTELAPVGDGKPELVHTPGIAAVADVAKFFGISEAQDIKCVAYMAERKSTQGEPAWRPVAVFLRGDHQVNETKLLALVQASDLRPMQAEELEQYLHGPAGFLGPIGLTPAQSLDEEGLAVILDHALEGRQNMVCGANKLDYHYRNVTPGRDFRWTLAADVRNVAEGEGCPRCGQPLKVAKAVEIGHIFKLGYRYSESMGARVLDQNGKEVTPIMGSYGIGIERILTACVEQNHDANGFWLPRSIAPFDVVVTITNAADATLLATGERIATELEAAGFDVLLDDRDERAGVKFKDADLIGVPYRINVGKKTAEGKVELVTRATASSEEVAISEVVAALQNAAVVV; from the coding sequence ATGCACCGTTGGTCCAGGCTTTTTGTTCCTACTCTCCGGGAAGCTCCGGCAGATGCCGAGGTCCCCAGCCACAGGTTCCTTGTCCGCGCCGGATACATCCGCCAGCTTGGGGCAGGCATCTATTCGTATCTTTTTCTTGGGCACCGCTCCATTCAAAAGATCATCGGCATCGTGCGCGAGGAGATGGACAAGATCGGGCAGGAGTTTCTGTTGCCCACGCTGCATCCGGCCGAGCTGTGGCAGGAAAGCGGACGCTGGACGGGCATGGGGCAGAACATGTTCCGGCTCCAGGACCGCAAGGGAGCATGGCTCTGCCTGGGCATGACGCATGAAGAGGTCATGACCGCCATCGCCCGCAATGAGCTGCGCAGCTATAAGCAGCTTCCGCAGATCTGGTATCAGATCCAGACCAAATTCCGCGATGAACCGCGTCCGAAATCCGGCCTGCTGCGCGTGCGACAGTTCATCATGAAGGACAGCTACTCCTTCGACCTCGACGCCGCCGGTCTGGACAAAAGCTACGACCTGCACGACCAGGCCTATCGCACCATCTTTACGCGCTGCGGCCTGGGCTTTGTCGCCGTTGAGGCCGACTCCGGCGCGATGGGTGGATCGCAGTCGCAGGAGTTCATGGTCTACACCGACGCTGGCGAAGACCTGATTGCGAGCTGCGCAAAATGCCATTACGCTGCCAATCTGGAAAAGGCCACCTCGCGCCTTGCTCCCGTCACAGAGCTTGCCCCGGTCGGCGACGGCAAACCGGAACTGGTCCATACTCCGGGCATTGCAGCCGTGGCCGATGTAGCAAAATTCTTCGGCATTTCCGAGGCGCAGGACATCAAGTGCGTCGCCTATATGGCCGAGAGGAAGAGCACCCAGGGCGAACCGGCTTGGCGCCCGGTGGCGGTCTTTCTGCGCGGCGACCACCAGGTGAACGAAACCAAGCTGCTCGCTCTTGTCCAGGCTTCTGACCTGCGCCCGATGCAGGCCGAAGAACTGGAACAATACCTGCACGGGCCGGCAGGATTTCTGGGCCCGATCGGTCTGACACCGGCGCAGTCCCTGGATGAGGAGGGCCTCGCCGTCATTCTGGACCATGCGCTCGAAGGCCGCCAGAACATGGTCTGCGGAGCCAACAAGCTCGATTACCACTACCGCAATGTCACCCCAGGCCGCGACTTCCGATGGACCCTGGCTGCCGATGTACGCAACGTGGCCGAGGGCGAAGGCTGCCCCCGCTGCGGCCAGCCGCTGAAGGTGGCCAAGGCGGTCGAAATCGGACACATCTTCAAGCTGGGTTACAGATATTCCGAGAGCATGGGCGCGCGTGTACTCGACCAAAACGGCAAGGAAGTCACGCCCATCATGGGCAGCTATGGCATCGGCATTGAACGCATTCTGACCGCCTGCGTGGAGCAGAACCACGACGCCAACGGCTTCTGGCTGCCGCGCTCCATTGCTCCGTTTGACGTAGTTGTAACCATCACCAACGCGGCAGATGCAACCCTGCTGGCAACAGGCGAACGGATTGCCACCGAGCTGGAGGCAGCCGGATTTGATGTGCTGCTGGATGATCGCGATGAACGCGCCGGAGTCAAGTTCAAGGACGCCGACCTCATTGGCGTCCCCTATCGCATCAATGTTGGGAAAAAGACCGCCGAAGGCAAGGTAGAACTTGTGACCCGGGCCACGGCATCCAGCGAAGAGGTAGCCATCAGCGAGGTGGTTGCGGCGCTACAGAACGCCGCCGTCGTCGTCTAG
- a CDS encoding GumC family protein: MSLLDLLIVLARRKWTIVKTTVGLALLAFIVCLFLPKSYTAKTVVLPPQQNSSLASSFMSQLGSLGSLGAFAGSSMGLRDPNEMYVAMFKSRTVEDAMIDRFHLMQEYHEKYLSAARKAFESHAKVEADTKDNLITISVEDHDPRRAAEMANAYVDEYRRLSQHLAIGEAAQRRLFFEQQLEQAKDNLANAEEALKETQQKTGMIQMDSQARALIESAASLRAQIAAKEVQLQAMKSYATDQNAELVQTQKELDALRAQLAQLGGNTDAGSAGLIVPKGKVPEAGLEYVRKYRDVKYYETIFDILARQYELAKLDEAREGALIQVVDPATVPDYKSFPKRGLITLLAALAGLFLGIFIALVQEALARMKADPEQAQKLGLLRAALRRTAS, encoded by the coding sequence ATGTCCCTTCTTGATTTGCTCATCGTTCTGGCCAGGCGGAAGTGGACGATCGTAAAGACCACTGTAGGCCTTGCGCTCCTTGCCTTCATCGTCTGCCTTTTTCTTCCCAAAAGCTACACGGCCAAGACGGTGGTATTGCCTCCGCAGCAGAATTCCTCGCTGGCTTCTTCTTTTATGTCCCAGCTTGGATCACTTGGTTCTCTGGGCGCCTTCGCCGGCTCCAGCATGGGACTGAGAGACCCCAATGAGATGTATGTGGCGATGTTCAAGAGCCGCACCGTGGAAGATGCCATGATTGATCGCTTCCATCTGATGCAGGAGTACCACGAGAAATATCTTTCAGCCGCGCGCAAGGCCTTTGAAAGTCATGCCAAAGTGGAAGCGGACACAAAAGACAATCTGATTACGATCTCCGTTGAGGACCATGACCCCAGGCGTGCTGCAGAGATGGCCAATGCATATGTCGATGAGTACAGGCGGCTGTCCCAGCACCTGGCCATCGGAGAGGCGGCGCAGCGCAGGCTCTTTTTTGAGCAGCAACTGGAACAGGCCAAGGACAACCTTGCCAATGCAGAAGAAGCCCTGAAGGAAACACAGCAGAAGACGGGCATGATCCAGATGGACAGCCAGGCGCGCGCGTTGATTGAGTCTGCGGCGTCACTCCGCGCGCAGATTGCGGCCAAAGAAGTCCAGCTGCAGGCCATGAAGAGCTATGCCACCGACCAGAATGCCGAACTGGTCCAGACGCAAAAGGAGCTGGACGCGCTGCGAGCGCAACTGGCCCAGCTGGGCGGCAACACGGATGCGGGAAGCGCCGGCCTGATTGTTCCCAAGGGGAAGGTGCCAGAGGCCGGTCTGGAATACGTACGCAAGTATCGAGATGTAAAGTATTACGAAACCATCTTTGATATCCTGGCGCGGCAGTACGAGCTGGCCAAGCTGGACGAGGCCCGTGAGGGCGCACTGATCCAGGTCGTGGACCCGGCGACGGTCCCGGACTATAAATCCTTTCCCAAGCGCGGCCTGATTACGCTTCTTGCTGCCCTGGCTGGGCTTTTTCTCGGGATTTTCATCGCGCTGGTCCAGGAGGCACTGGCACGCATGAAGGCTGATCCGGAGCAGGCGCAAAAGCTGGGCCTGCTGCGAGCGGCGCTGCGCAGAACGGCCTCCTGA
- a CDS encoding tetratricopeptide repeat protein, with protein sequence MIKNTLCAGILLASVACLVFVRVPMAAQSSPDPEFETGVALIHQGRLAEAVPHLQRAPGLAARFNLALCYVGLGEYDQAIGLLEAMQSSGYGGARLKNLLAQAYLGEGKTEQALEAFHGAVALAPKDEKLYAFLADACTDQKNFSLGLQVVSEGLKNLPESARLHYEKAMFLAQTGNDVESQAEFSRAAGLAPGTSLAYLALTQKNLFAGSVPEAIRTARAGIRAGNNDPVLLDLLAEVLIHAGAVPGQPEFDEAQTLLERAVALKPGYSTAQIALGKLYLMEDRPRDAVTHLEIGRRLEPRNRAVYTSLAEAYRKLGDREKSRQMMDALGRLMAGQR encoded by the coding sequence ATGATCAAGAACACTCTCTGCGCCGGCATTCTTCTTGCGAGCGTGGCTTGTCTTGTTTTTGTCCGTGTGCCGATGGCGGCCCAGTCCTCCCCCGACCCCGAGTTTGAAACCGGAGTGGCCCTCATCCATCAGGGGAGGCTGGCCGAGGCCGTCCCCCACTTGCAGCGTGCTCCGGGACTTGCAGCGCGCTTCAACCTGGCGCTCTGCTATGTTGGACTCGGCGAGTACGACCAGGCCATCGGCCTGCTGGAAGCTATGCAGTCTTCCGGATATGGCGGTGCGCGACTCAAAAATCTGCTGGCGCAGGCCTATCTCGGAGAAGGGAAGACGGAGCAGGCGCTGGAGGCATTTCATGGTGCCGTAGCGCTGGCCCCCAAAGACGAAAAGCTCTACGCCTTCCTCGCCGATGCCTGCACGGACCAGAAGAATTTTTCTCTTGGCTTGCAGGTAGTCAGCGAAGGACTCAAGAACCTTCCCGAATCGGCCCGTCTGCATTATGAAAAGGCAATGTTTCTGGCCCAGACCGGAAATGATGTGGAATCGCAGGCGGAATTTTCCCGGGCGGCCGGACTCGCTCCCGGAACAAGTCTTGCGTATCTTGCCCTGACGCAGAAAAACCTCTTTGCCGGCAGCGTCCCCGAAGCCATTCGTACAGCCCGCGCGGGCATCCGTGCCGGAAATAACGACCCCGTGTTGCTTGATCTGTTGGCCGAGGTGCTGATCCACGCAGGAGCGGTCCCCGGGCAGCCCGAGTTTGATGAAGCACAGACGCTGCTTGAACGTGCTGTCGCGCTGAAGCCGGGCTACTCGACGGCACAGATTGCTCTGGGCAAACTGTATTTGATGGAAGACCGGCCGCGGGACGCGGTCACCCACCTTGAGATTGGCCGTCGCCTGGAGCCGCGCAACCGGGCCGTGTATACGAGTTTGGCCGAAGCCTACCGCAAGCTCGGAGACAGAGAAAAGTCCCGGCAGATGATGGATGCACTGGGCCGGTTGATGGCCGGTCAGAGATAA
- the purL gene encoding phosphoribosylformylglycinamidine synthase subunit PurL, giving the protein MKSQTSSVAPQAATVTPELLAQHSITPEEYDRIVAALGRTPSLTELGIYSVMWSEHCSYKSSRVHLKRLPTKSDRVVQGPGENAGIIDVGDGWACAFKIESHNHPSYIEPYQGAATGVGGILRDIFTMGARPLAVMDSLRFGPLRDDGKTPRETIHKNHSILEGVVHGIAGYGNCFGVPNLGGETRFEECYSGNPLVNAFALGLVRRDEIFYAKATGIGNPVIYVGAKTGRDGIHGATMASEEFKEGSEQKRPNVQVGDPFMEKLLLEACLEAMKTGAIVGIQDMGAAGLTCSTCEMGARGGVGLEVELDHVPQRETGMTAYEIMLSESQERMLLVADKGREQEVLDVFAKWGLDATIVGTVIAEPRLRILHHGELVADIPNQSLTDDAPVYHRPVGTWKAPVPQGPTKSAFEKLGYEDKVSSRDYTADLRTLLASANICSKRWVHEQYDSMVQTNTVQGPGGEAGVMRIKGTKRGLAMALDGNGRWCYLNPTLGAKHAVAEAARKVACTGATPIAATNCLNFGNPEKPEIMAQLSAAIDGIAEACTALGTPITGGNVSLYNETRGEGIYPTPVLGIVGLIEDITKTVSASWKQAGDAVLWITGAKLPPSEERLREFGSSEYAKTVLGEVWGTPPSLDLAAEAALHQCLAELAHAGLLHSASDISDGGIAVALAEAGFGNGVGVHVELTQAPDLPLAWTLFHETATQVIVSCAQVSVEKVKAVVGKYPELLVANLGETVKDSFRIQVQGMTVIDERISGLQHVWSHALESALHEEVLA; this is encoded by the coding sequence ATGAAATCCCAAACGTCTTCTGTGGCCCCCCAGGCTGCCACTGTTACGCCGGAGCTGCTGGCCCAGCACAGCATCACTCCGGAAGAATATGACCGCATTGTGGCCGCCCTGGGACGCACTCCCAGCCTGACCGAGCTTGGTATTTACTCGGTGATGTGGAGCGAGCATTGTTCGTACAAGTCGTCGCGCGTGCACCTGAAGCGTCTGCCTACCAAAAGCGACCGCGTCGTGCAGGGCCCGGGCGAGAATGCCGGGATCATTGACGTGGGCGATGGCTGGGCGTGCGCCTTCAAGATCGAGTCGCATAACCATCCTTCCTATATTGAGCCGTATCAGGGCGCGGCCACCGGGGTGGGAGGTATCCTGCGCGACATCTTTACCATGGGCGCGCGCCCGCTGGCCGTCATGGATTCGCTGCGCTTTGGGCCCCTCCGCGACGATGGCAAAACCCCGCGCGAGACCATCCACAAAAACCATTCCATCCTGGAAGGCGTGGTCCACGGCATCGCTGGATACGGCAACTGCTTCGGCGTGCCCAATCTTGGCGGCGAGACGCGCTTTGAGGAGTGCTATTCGGGCAATCCGCTGGTCAATGCCTTCGCCCTGGGTCTGGTCCGGCGCGATGAGATTTTCTATGCCAAAGCGACCGGTATCGGGAATCCTGTGATTTACGTGGGGGCCAAGACCGGGCGCGATGGCATTCACGGGGCAACGATGGCCAGCGAGGAGTTCAAGGAAGGCTCCGAGCAGAAGCGGCCCAACGTACAGGTTGGCGACCCGTTCATGGAAAAGCTGCTGCTGGAGGCCTGCCTGGAAGCCATGAAAACAGGCGCCATCGTCGGCATTCAGGACATGGGCGCAGCCGGTCTTACCTGTTCCACCTGCGAGATGGGAGCGCGTGGCGGCGTAGGCCTGGAAGTCGAACTCGACCACGTGCCGCAGCGCGAAACGGGCATGACGGCCTACGAGATCATGCTGAGCGAATCGCAGGAGCGCATGTTGCTGGTGGCCGACAAGGGCCGCGAACAGGAAGTGCTCGATGTCTTTGCCAAATGGGGACTCGACGCCACCATCGTCGGCACCGTGATTGCTGAGCCGCGCCTGCGCATCCTGCATCATGGCGAACTGGTCGCAGACATTCCGAACCAGTCGCTGACCGATGACGCTCCGGTATACCACCGTCCAGTGGGAACATGGAAAGCGCCCGTTCCACAAGGGCCGACGAAAAGCGCGTTTGAGAAGCTCGGTTACGAAGACAAGGTTTCATCGCGGGACTATACCGCAGACCTGCGCACGCTGCTTGCCTCAGCGAACATCTGCTCCAAGCGTTGGGTGCATGAGCAGTACGACTCGATGGTACAGACCAACACGGTGCAAGGCCCCGGCGGAGAGGCCGGCGTCATGCGCATCAAGGGCACAAAGCGCGGTCTGGCTATGGCGCTCGATGGCAACGGGCGCTGGTGTTATCTCAATCCGACGCTCGGCGCAAAGCACGCCGTTGCGGAAGCCGCCCGCAAAGTCGCCTGTACCGGGGCGACTCCGATTGCAGCCACGAATTGCCTGAACTTTGGCAATCCGGAAAAGCCGGAGATCATGGCCCAGCTTTCTGCTGCGATTGACGGCATCGCGGAGGCCTGTACTGCGCTGGGGACGCCCATTACCGGAGGCAACGTCTCGCTATACAACGAGACGCGCGGCGAAGGCATTTATCCGACCCCTGTGCTGGGCATCGTTGGCCTGATCGAAGACATTACCAAGACCGTTTCTGCTTCATGGAAGCAAGCAGGCGATGCCGTGCTGTGGATTACAGGGGCGAAGCTGCCCCCCAGCGAAGAGCGCCTGCGCGAGTTTGGCTCATCTGAGTATGCCAAGACGGTTCTCGGCGAAGTCTGGGGAACGCCGCCATCGCTGGATCTGGCTGCGGAAGCCGCCCTGCATCAGTGCCTCGCTGAACTGGCCCATGCTGGTTTGCTGCATTCAGCCAGCGACATCTCTGACGGCGGCATCGCTGTCGCGCTCGCAGAAGCCGGATTCGGCAATGGCGTCGGCGTGCATGTAGAGCTTACGCAGGCTCCGGACCTTCCGCTTGCCTGGACCTTATTTCATGAGACGGCAACACAGGTGATTGTTTCCTGTGCGCAGGTTTCCGTCGAGAAAGTCAAGGCAGTCGTCGGAAAATACCCTGAATTGCTGGTTGCAAATCTTGGGGAAACCGTGAAAGATAGCTTCCGCATCCAGGTCCAGGGAATGACAGTGATTGACGAACGTATTTCCGGGTTGCAGCATGTCTGGTCTCATGCACTGGAATCTGCCTTGCACGAAGAGGTGTTGGCGTGA
- the alkB gene encoding DNA oxidative demethylase AlkB: protein MTFPLFPAGNACPQKERLAPGAVFLHGFALREETSILTALRQITAEAPFRHMLTPGGRRMSVAMTNCGPLGWISDRSGYRYGPVDPESGKRWPAMPEAFLRLAIDAANEAGFPSFRPDACLVNRYEAGTKLSLHQDRDERDFSQPIVSVSLGIPAVFLFGGEKRADKAERIPVAHGDVIVWGGPARLRFHGVLPLKAAVHPVCGPYRINLTFRKAG, encoded by the coding sequence ATGACATTTCCGCTTTTTCCTGCCGGTAATGCATGTCCGCAAAAGGAGAGATTGGCCCCCGGGGCCGTCTTTCTGCACGGATTTGCCCTCCGAGAGGAGACCTCCATCCTCACGGCCCTCAGGCAAATTACTGCCGAGGCCCCATTCCGGCACATGCTTACCCCCGGAGGTCGCCGCATGTCCGTGGCCATGACAAACTGTGGCCCCCTTGGCTGGATCTCAGACCGGTCCGGCTATCGCTATGGCCCCGTCGATCCGGAAAGCGGAAAAAGATGGCCCGCCATGCCGGAGGCGTTTCTTCGCCTCGCCATCGATGCCGCGAACGAGGCGGGCTTTCCTTCATTTCGGCCCGATGCCTGCCTGGTCAACCGCTATGAGGCAGGAACAAAACTCTCTCTGCACCAGGACAGGGACGAGCGTGACTTCTCCCAGCCTATCGTCTCTGTTTCTCTCGGGATCCCCGCGGTTTTTCTCTTTGGTGGAGAGAAGCGCGCCGACAAAGCAGAACGCATCCCGGTCGCGCATGGCGATGTGATTGTCTGGGGCGGCCCTGCTCGCCTGCGTTTTCATGGTGTTCTTCCCCTGAAGGCCGCGGTCCATCCGGTCTGCGGTCCGTACCGCATTAACCTCACCTTTCGCAAAGCAGGATAA
- a CDS encoding YybH family protein, with protein MKVHQGVLAALLLLLPGPVLRAQDASVSIRKVLAAQVAAWNRGDLPAFMQGYKNAPDTTFIGRSIQYGWQQVLDRYQRSYPTKENMGTLDFSEIQVRPLGPDYAVVTGKYHLARSAAGGGEASGIFSLVWEKTAQGWKIILDHTS; from the coding sequence ATGAAGGTCCATCAAGGTGTTCTTGCTGCATTGCTTCTGCTGCTCCCCGGTCCTGTGCTCCGTGCGCAGGATGCTTCCGTCAGCATCCGCAAGGTGCTCGCCGCCCAGGTAGCGGCCTGGAATCGTGGCGATCTTCCTGCTTTCATGCAGGGTTATAAAAATGCGCCGGACACTACCTTTATCGGCCGGAGCATTCAGTATGGATGGCAGCAGGTCCTGGACCGCTATCAGCGTAGTTACCCAACAAAAGAGAACATGGGAACGCTGGATTTTTCTGAGATTCAGGTCCGTCCGCTCGGGCCGGACTACGCCGTGGTTACGGGCAAATATCATCTGGCCCGCAGCGCCGCAGGCGGAGGAGAGGCAAGTGGTATTTTTTCGCTGGTCTGGGAAAAAACCGCGCAAGGATGGAAGATCATCCTGGACCACACCAGTTAG
- the gyrB gene encoding DNA topoisomerase (ATP-hydrolyzing) subunit B has product MSTKELAVSTTSLNDLEPSSSPANGHKAANGQEKNYTGENIKVLEGLEAVRLRPAMYIGSTGEMGLHHLVYEVVDNSVDEALAGYAKKIDVIIHVDNSITVIDDGRGIPVDEMTLPNGEKMPAVQVVLTKLHAGGKFDSSTYKVSGGLHGVGVSCVNALSEEFDVEIWRDGHTYEQDYERGLPVSPLRQTGTSKKRGTKVHFLPDKTIFTTTEYNYDTLAQRLRELAFLNKGLEITLTDERTTDPKTGEAKRAEFKYVGGIAEFVKHLNKGKQVLHDKPIVMEALRDGVDMEIALQYNDGYSETVFSFANNINTVDGGTHLSGFRTALTRTINAIGQQMGLFKDVKENLSGDDVREGLVAVISVKLPQPQFEGQTKGKLNSDIAGTVQALVNEKLGMFLEQNPPIARRIINKAIEAARAREAARKARDLTRRKGALDSGGLPGKLADCSERQPERCELYLVEGESAGGTAKQGRDRRFQAILPLKGKILNVEKARYDKMLGHEEIRAMITALGTGIGKDDFDASKLRYGKIILMTDADVDGSHIRTLLLTFFFRHMNELIKRGHVYIAQPPLYRIKKGKFEQYIKDDREFVRVMVKRASDGMIVRHGENATRLEGAALTKFIGQLNEYLGFFDKVNKRIRNEEVTGLFARLFAHEGKEPVRRSDFEGDAKVAPPKLAQLYDELKKIEKKYQFKSLDRPAYDEEHQTWSLIFHDAQGAERRMDWAFASAPETRQMLAKYAQIKDAMEPPFLIEYAGKAAQAEPDPEESEGETTGEAEAGRPAPKRAGRASHDPVEKQTPRELFEYVIEQGRRDYQVQRYKGLGEMTAEQLWETTMDPERRTLLKVKLEDIAETETIFATLMGEDVEARRKFIEDNALDVKNLDI; this is encoded by the coding sequence ATGTCCACCAAAGAGCTTGCCGTTTCAACGACTTCCCTGAATGATCTGGAGCCGTCTTCCTCCCCAGCCAATGGCCACAAGGCGGCCAATGGTCAGGAAAAGAACTACACAGGAGAGAACATCAAGGTCCTTGAGGGGCTGGAAGCGGTCCGCCTGCGCCCGGCCATGTATATCGGTTCTACCGGTGAAATGGGCCTGCATCACCTTGTGTATGAGGTCGTGGACAACTCTGTGGATGAGGCGCTGGCCGGGTATGCGAAGAAGATTGACGTCATCATCCATGTAGACAACTCGATTACGGTCATTGACGATGGCCGCGGCATACCCGTGGATGAGATGACTTTGCCAAATGGCGAAAAGATGCCCGCCGTGCAGGTGGTGCTTACCAAATTGCATGCTGGCGGAAAATTTGACTCTTCTACGTATAAAGTTTCCGGCGGCTTGCATGGCGTGGGCGTCTCCTGCGTCAATGCCCTCAGCGAAGAGTTTGATGTCGAGATCTGGCGCGACGGCCACACCTACGAGCAGGACTACGAACGCGGTCTGCCTGTGTCACCGCTGCGGCAGACTGGTACGTCAAAGAAGCGGGGCACGAAAGTACATTTCCTGCCCGACAAGACCATTTTCACCACCACAGAGTATAACTACGACACTCTGGCCCAGCGGCTGCGCGAACTGGCCTTTCTGAACAAGGGGCTGGAGATTACGCTGACCGATGAACGGACTACCGATCCCAAGACCGGCGAGGCAAAGCGGGCCGAGTTCAAATACGTGGGCGGCATTGCCGAGTTTGTGAAGCACCTGAATAAGGGCAAGCAGGTGCTGCATGATAAGCCGATTGTGATGGAGGCGCTGCGCGACGGCGTGGACATGGAAATCGCGCTCCAATACAACGATGGCTACTCGGAGACGGTCTTTTCCTTTGCCAATAACATCAACACCGTGGATGGCGGCACGCATCTTTCCGGCTTCCGTACAGCGCTGACGCGCACCATTAATGCCATCGGCCAGCAGATGGGCCTGTTCAAGGACGTGAAGGAGAACCTCTCTGGAGACGATGTACGCGAAGGGCTGGTGGCCGTCATCAGCGTAAAACTGCCGCAGCCGCAGTTTGAAGGGCAGACCAAAGGCAAGCTCAATTCTGATATTGCCGGGACCGTCCAGGCCCTGGTGAACGAGAAACTGGGCATGTTCCTGGAACAGAATCCGCCCATTGCCCGCCGCATCATCAATAAAGCCATTGAAGCTGCCCGCGCCCGCGAAGCGGCCCGGAAGGCCCGCGATCTGACCCGTCGCAAAGGCGCGCTCGACTCCGGCGGTCTTCCTGGCAAGCTGGCCGATTGCAGTGAACGCCAGCCCGAGCGCTGCGAGCTATACCTGGTCGAGGGTGAATCCGCAGGCGGGACCGCTAAACAGGGCCGCGACCGCCGCTTCCAGGCCATCCTGCCGCTCAAGGGAAAAATTCTCAACGTGGAAAAGGCCCGCTATGACAAGATGCTGGGCCATGAGGAAATCCGCGCCATGATCACGGCGCTGGGCACAGGGATCGGCAAGGACGATTTTGACGCCTCCAAGCTGCGTTACGGCAAGATTATTCTGATGACCGACGCCGACGTGGACGGATCGCATATCCGCACGCTGCTGCTCACCTTCTTCTTCCGCCACATGAACGAGCTGATTAAGCGCGGGCATGTTTACATTGCGCAGCCGCCGCTCTATCGCATCAAGAAAGGCAAGTTCGAGCAGTATATTAAGGACGACCGCGAATTTGTCCGGGTTATGGTCAAGCGCGCCTCAGACGGAATGATTGTCCGTCACGGTGAAAACGCCACCAGGCTGGAAGGTGCGGCGCTGACGAAGTTTATTGGCCAGTTGAATGAGTATCTGGGCTTCTTTGATAAGGTCAATAAGCGGATCCGTAACGAAGAAGTGACCGGGCTCTTTGCCAGGCTTTTTGCCCATGAAGGGAAAGAGCCGGTCCGGCGCAGCGACTTTGAGGGCGATGCAAAGGTCGCACCGCCCAAGCTGGCCCAGTTGTATGACGAGTTGAAGAAGATAGAGAAAAAATATCAGTTTAAGTCGCTGGACAGGCCCGCTTATGATGAGGAACACCAGACCTGGTCGCTCATCTTCCATGATGCGCAGGGGGCCGAGCGCAGAATGGACTGGGCCTTTGCCTCTGCACCGGAAACGCGCCAGATGCTCGCCAAATATGCGCAGATCAAGGACGCGATGGAGCCGCCTTTTCTCATCGAATATGCGGGCAAAGCTGCACAGGCTGAACCGGACCCGGAAGAAAGCGAAGGTGAAACCACCGGCGAGGCCGAGGCGGGCAGACCCGCACCCAAACGTGCCGGACGCGCTTCGCATGATCCGGTGGAGAAGCAGACCCCGCGGGAGCTGTTTGAGTACGTGATTGAGCAGGGCCGCCGCGACTACCAGGTCCAGCGATACAAAGGGCTGGGCGAGATGACGGCCGAGCAGTTGTGGGAAACCACGATGGACCCCGAACGCCGCACTCTGCTCAAGGTCAAGCTCGAAGACATTGCCGAGACGGAGACCATCTTTGCCACGCTCATGGGTGAAGACGTCGAAGCCCGCCGCAAGTTTATTGAGGACAACGCTCTGGATGTAAAAAACCTGGACATCTGA